A region from the Aegilops tauschii subsp. strangulata cultivar AL8/78 chromosome 5, Aet v6.0, whole genome shotgun sequence genome encodes:
- the LOC109747128 gene encoding uncharacterized protein: protein MDMEAILASSNHLIEMAGGTHPHPDALVRLRQVLGAAATRCISSPPIYAFCLKQMLANFVRNFGNDIRELDNLTARLQATRSPKGRRHDVSPTAQLAGLHGNDLFRALMALHLPMTAPVELCLEAALAAQRLITHDHLDLFIHLCEDARAVDEFNSMVFMDHIKTLEKFVQEHIDLADAAATSRATTREAK from the coding sequence ATGGACATGGAGGCAATTTTGGCAAGCAGCAATCATCTTATTGAGATGGCCGGGGGCACCCACCCACATCCTGATGCTCTGGTACGCCTCCGGCAGGTGCTGGGCGCTGCTGCGACACGTTGCATCTCCAGCCCCCCCATCTACGCCTTTTGTCTAAAACAGATGTTGGCCAACTTCGTTCGCAATTTCGGCAATGACATCAGGGAGCTGGATAACCTCACTGCTCGCCTCCAGGCCACGCGCAGCCCTAAAGGCCGCCGCCATGATGTCTCCCCCACTGCCCAGCTCGCTGGCCTACATGGAAATGATCTATTCCGTGCACTGATGGCCCTGCACCTGCCCATGACCGCGCCTGTGGAGCTCTGCCTTGAGGCCGCTCTCGCCGCACAGAGACTCATAACGCATGACCACCTCGACCTTTTCATCCACCTCTGTGAGGACGCTAGGGCGGTCGATGAGTTTAACTCCATGGTCTTCATGGACCACATAAAAACCTTGGAGAAGTTCGTGCAAGAGCACATTGACCTCGCCGACGCCGCTGCCACTTCACGTGCAACCACTCGCGAAGCAAAGTAA
- the LOC109747130 gene encoding auxin-responsive protein SAUR36 produces the protein MVSAKRLAQMAKKWQRMASIGRKRLTQTTSAVKGAANDERCATSPSVAMKGHCVVYTADSVRFEVPLAYLDTAVFCELLAMSQEEFGFAGGYDGRIMLPCDATVMEYALRLLRRDASTEVVMAFMSSIARPCSFEGSVVGVGLNKQAVVC, from the coding sequence ATGGTCAGTGCCAAGAGACTTGCTCAGATGGCAAAGAAGTGGCAGAGGATGGCGTCCATCGGGAGGAAGAGGCTCACCCAAACCACATCAGCGGTCAAAGGAGCAGCCAATGACGAGCGATGTGCAACTTCGCCGTCGGTTGCAATGAAGGGCCACTGTGTGGTGTACACCGCCGACAGTGTGCGGTTTGAGGTGCCGCTGGCATACCTCGACACGGCGGTCTTCTGCGAGCTCCTGGCAATGTCCCAAGAGGAGTTCGGCTTTGCAGGTGGCTATGATGGGAGGATCATGCTGCCCTGTGATGCCACGGTCATGGAGTATGCCCTGCGCTTGCTCCGGAGAGATGCCTCCACGGAAGTCGTGATGGCATTCATGAGCTCCATCGCGAGGCCGTGCAGCTTCGAGGGCAGTGTGGTGGGCGTAGGGCTTAACAAGCAAGCAGTAGTTTGTTAG
- the LOC109747132 gene encoding uncharacterized protein — MYAPPRFFCSTGPNAGFTMSGTERDIAALGINHNRVLKAARDTHPHPDTLERLQRVLLGVMMHCLSDDADSLRRMMDDFLVKFSNFTRKMDHISARLQATRSPKGRRRGISPAAQLASLYGDDLFRALMGVQLPVATPAEVCLEVALAAQRLIVHDQLDFFINLFEKTVFGAGTTTIREYNIMAFKDHRKTLEKFVQEHIDLADAAAT; from the exons ATGTATGCGCCTCCCCGCTTCTTCTGCAGTACGGGCCCTAACGCCGGCTTCACCATGTCCGGCACTGAACGCG ACATAGCGGCACTTGGTATAAACCACAATCGTGTTCTCAAGGCGGCTCGGGACACCCACCCACACCCTGACACTCTGGAACGCCTCCAGCGGGTGCTGCTGGGCGTCATGATGCATTGTCTCTCCGATGACGCGGATTCACTCAGAAGGATGATGGATGACTTCCTTGTCAAATTCAGCAACTTCACCAGGAAGATGGACCACATCAGCGCGCGCCTCCAGGCCACGCGCAGCCCTAAAGGCCGCCGCCGCGGCATCTCCCCCGCTGCCCAGCTCGCCAGCCTTTATGGAGATGATCTCTTCCGCGCCCTGATGGGCGTGCAGCTGCCAGTGGCCACACCTGCGGAGGTCTGCCTGGAGGTCGCCCTCGCTGCACAGCGCCTCATCGTGCATGACCAGCTCGACTTTTTCATCAACCTCTTTGAGAAGACTGTCTTCGGGGCTGGCACTACGACGATCAGGGAGTACAACATCATGGCCTTCAAGGACCACAGGAAAACCTTGGAGAAGTTTGTTCAAGAGCACATTGACCTGGCCGACGCTGCTGCCACTTAA